A genomic stretch from Fodinibius salinus includes:
- a CDS encoding YihY/virulence factor BrkB family protein, whose amino-acid sequence MQKYKNFWRRIVTLAKDNDIFFNASAITFNLFICAIPFILLMISIIGFVLSYEHAFNEIVRYGQELFPSFAYESQSGDVYRGTATIESILQPLIGARRIFGIVGIVILGFFSLGFFRTLKHVVFDIFEIQDRRHPILEMVYNFFTFGLVGGVFLFFSLIIAVISLVSFDPLNLPFTDMMFKLSWIYQFLNFVIPILFTFILFYIIFRYISEKRMQPKVALVAGTLYTLLFEIAKFGVGHYLGYALSGYRYFYQGYTILVIIGIWAFYSAVLFVITTIVARAYQDAFIDPEPAYQNPYTKIS is encoded by the coding sequence GTGCAGAAGTATAAGAATTTCTGGCGGCGCATCGTAACCCTGGCAAAGGATAACGACATTTTTTTTAACGCTTCTGCTATCACATTTAATCTCTTTATCTGTGCCATACCGTTTATTCTGCTGATGATTTCGATCATTGGTTTTGTCTTATCGTACGAGCATGCCTTTAACGAGATTGTACGCTATGGCCAAGAGCTCTTTCCCAGCTTTGCCTACGAATCACAATCAGGTGATGTTTATCGTGGAACTGCTACTATAGAATCAATACTACAACCACTTATCGGGGCGCGGCGTATTTTTGGTATCGTAGGTATAGTTATTTTGGGATTTTTCTCGCTGGGATTTTTTCGTACGCTCAAACATGTGGTTTTTGATATTTTTGAGATCCAAGACCGACGCCATCCTATCCTCGAAATGGTTTACAACTTCTTTACCTTTGGATTGGTAGGCGGAGTGTTCCTTTTCTTCAGCCTCATTATTGCGGTGATTTCACTAGTCTCTTTCGATCCACTTAACCTTCCCTTCACCGATATGATGTTTAAGCTAAGCTGGATATACCAGTTCTTAAATTTTGTTATCCCGATCCTTTTTACATTCATTCTTTTCTACATCATTTTTCGATACATTAGCGAAAAACGGATGCAGCCCAAAGTCGCATTAGTGGCCGGCACGCTTTATACCCTTTTATTTGAAATTGCCAAGTTTGGTGTTGGCCATTACCTGGGATATGCATTAAGTGGCTATCGGTATTTTTACCAGGGATATACTATACTCGTTATTATTGGTATTTGGGCATTTTACTCAGCAGTGCTTTTTGTAATAACCACCATAGTGGCGCGCGCCTATCAGGATGCGTTCATCGATCCAGAACCCGCCTATCAAAACCCCTACACCAAAATTTCTTAA
- a CDS encoding DUF4168 domain-containing protein codes for MKFLKHSITFVLGFFLMAGAAVAQGQQMKGMQNNNNAQPDSISDKELKKFAAVMQARQQVQRESMKELQTMLKDKDMTMQRMQQIMMSKRNPKAPDSLKPTEKEQKVVEEIRPKMQEMQQKSRKKMMSAMQENDLNPQRFQAIMKAVQGNPDVMKRFQKIAKGSMGGNQQ; via the coding sequence ATGAAGTTTCTTAAACATTCTATCACTTTTGTATTAGGATTTTTTCTTATGGCCGGTGCAGCTGTTGCACAAGGTCAGCAAATGAAAGGTATGCAGAACAATAACAATGCCCAGCCCGACAGTATCTCTGATAAAGAGCTCAAAAAGTTTGCTGCTGTTATGCAGGCACGTCAGCAAGTTCAGCGAGAATCTATGAAGGAGTTGCAGACGATGTTAAAGGATAAAGACATGACTATGCAGCGCATGCAGCAAATAATGATGAGTAAGCGCAACCCTAAAGCTCCTGATTCGTTGAAGCCTACCGAAAAAGAGCAGAAAGTTGTGGAAGAGATTCGTCCAAAAATGCAAGAAATGCAGCAGAAGTCACGTAAGAAGATGATGTCTGCAATGCAGGAAAATGACTTAAATCCCCAGCGTTTTCAAGCTATTATGAAAGCGGTGCAGGGCAACCCTGATGTCATGAAACGGTTCCAAAAAATTGCTAAAGGTTCCATGGGTGGAAACCAGCAATAA
- a CDS encoding DNA-3-methyladenine glycosylase, with translation MHGSKIPLSFYRQSDVVNVAQQLVGKVLCTNINGQKTSGIITETEAYCGRGDQACHASGGTRTKRTETMYQPGGIAYIYLCYGIHHLFNVVTNVKDKADAVLIRAVKPFEGEDIMLHRRNANAHTPALTAGPGRLTEALGINTDYDSTSLSGKSIWIEKHDTSIGSDNLTATSRIGVDYAGDDASLPWRFYPKNCSWISQK, from the coding sequence ATGCACGGTTCTAAAATCCCACTCTCTTTTTACCGCCAGTCTGATGTGGTAAATGTCGCACAACAACTCGTCGGCAAGGTATTATGCACTAATATAAATGGACAAAAAACCAGCGGAATTATTACTGAAACCGAAGCCTACTGTGGCCGGGGAGACCAAGCCTGTCACGCTAGCGGCGGCACCCGAACAAAAAGAACTGAAACTATGTATCAACCCGGCGGTATCGCCTACATATATTTGTGTTATGGTATTCACCATCTTTTTAACGTAGTAACAAATGTTAAAGACAAGGCTGATGCAGTACTGATCCGAGCCGTTAAACCTTTCGAAGGCGAAGACATAATGCTACATCGGCGCAATGCCAATGCACATACTCCAGCACTCACTGCCGGACCCGGCCGATTAACCGAAGCACTTGGTATCAATACTGATTACGACAGTACTTCTCTTTCGGGCAAGAGCATCTGGATTGAAAAGCACGATACCAGCATTGGATCAGACAATCTCACAGCAACTTCACGAATTGGAGTTGATTATGCCGGCGATGACGCTTCATTACCGTGGCGTTTTTATCCCAAAAACTGCTCATGGATCAGCCAGAAATAA